The following coding sequences lie in one Pectobacterium sp. A5351 genomic window:
- the rapA gene encoding RNA polymerase-associated protein RapA, whose protein sequence is MPFTLGQRWISDTESELGLGTVVAVDTRMITLLFPASGENRLYSRSDAPITRVMFNPGDTVTSHEGWQLKVDDVREEKGLLVYCGQRLDDETPAELREVFLDSKLTFNKPQDRLFAGQIDRMDRFALRYRARKHQNEQALQQQGGLRGMRASLIPHQLHIAYEVGQRHAPRVLLADEVGLGKTIEAGMIIHQQLLAGRASRVLIIVPETLQHQWLVEMLRRFNLLFSLFDDERYAEAKLDSSNPFETEQLVICSLGFVQRSAQRFAQLVNADWDLLVVDEAHHLVWSEENPSPEYQAVEALARATPAVLLLTATPEQLGQQSHFARLRLLDPNRFHDYQEFLAEQQQYRPVADAVTLLLAGEKAQTAELNALSDLLGEQDIEPLLKAINSDSDDNQKARQELIAMLMDRHGTSRVLFRNTRQGVKGFPQRILHQIRLPLPSQYQTAIKVSGIMNANKALEVRARDMLYPEQIYQQLEGDDATWWNFDPRVEWLLNYLTANRDEKVLVICAQAATALQLEQVLRTREAIRAAVFHEGLSILERDRAAAYFASEEEGAQVLICSEIGSEGRNFQFASHLVMFDLPFNPDLLEQRIGRLDRIGQAKEIQIMVPYLENTAQAMLVRWYHEGLDAFEHTCPTGRTIYDAHHTQLIERMTTVDEQQGLDEFIHTCRQQHDSLKQQLEQGRDRLLEMHSNGGEQAQLLAQAIAEQDNDVNLVTFALNLFDIVGINQEDRSDNLIVLTPSDHMLVPDFPGLPQDGCTITFDRDQALSREDAQFISWEHPLIRNGLDLVLSGDTGSCAVSLLKNKALPVGTLLAELVYVVEAQAPKHLQLTRFLPPTPVRLLMDRKGTNLAAQVEFESFNRQLNAVNRHTSSKLVNAVQADVHAMLQQAEALVEAQARQLITDAQEQADLQLRRELERLEALKAVNPNIREDELTALENQREQVLSNLHEANWRLDAIRLVVVTHQ, encoded by the coding sequence ATGCCTTTTACACTTGGTCAGCGCTGGATCAGCGATACGGAAAGCGAACTTGGACTGGGAACGGTTGTTGCCGTCGATACGCGTATGATAACGCTGCTTTTTCCTGCCAGCGGTGAAAACCGACTTTATTCCCGCAGCGACGCCCCCATCACCCGTGTGATGTTCAACCCCGGCGATACCGTCACCAGCCATGAAGGCTGGCAGCTCAAAGTTGATGACGTGCGAGAAGAAAAAGGGTTACTGGTGTATTGCGGCCAACGTCTGGATGATGAAACGCCAGCAGAACTGCGTGAAGTCTTTCTGGACAGCAAACTGACGTTCAATAAACCGCAAGATCGTCTGTTCGCCGGACAGATCGATCGTATGGATCGCTTTGCCCTGCGCTACCGCGCCCGCAAGCATCAAAACGAGCAGGCGCTACAGCAACAGGGCGGGTTACGCGGCATGCGTGCCAGCCTCATCCCGCATCAGCTTCATATCGCTTACGAAGTCGGCCAACGTCATGCGCCACGCGTTTTGCTGGCGGACGAAGTCGGTCTGGGGAAAACCATTGAAGCCGGAATGATCATCCACCAGCAGTTGCTGGCGGGCCGTGCCAGTCGCGTGCTGATTATCGTACCGGAAACCCTGCAACATCAGTGGCTGGTCGAAATGCTGCGCCGCTTTAACCTGCTGTTCTCGTTGTTTGACGACGAGCGCTATGCCGAAGCCAAACTCGACAGCAGCAACCCGTTTGAAACCGAACAGTTGGTGATTTGTTCATTGGGTTTTGTACAGCGCAGCGCCCAGCGTTTTGCACAACTCGTCAACGCAGACTGGGATCTGCTGGTGGTGGATGAAGCTCACCATCTGGTCTGGAGCGAAGAAAACCCCAGCCCGGAATATCAGGCCGTTGAAGCGCTGGCACGCGCCACGCCGGCCGTTCTGCTGTTAACCGCAACGCCGGAACAACTTGGTCAGCAGAGCCACTTTGCGCGTTTACGCCTGCTCGATCCCAACCGCTTCCACGACTATCAGGAATTCCTTGCCGAGCAGCAGCAGTACCGCCCGGTTGCCGATGCCGTCACGCTGCTGTTAGCGGGCGAAAAAGCCCAAACGGCTGAACTGAACGCGCTGAGCGATTTGCTGGGTGAACAGGACATCGAGCCGCTGCTGAAAGCCATTAACAGCGACAGCGATGATAATCAGAAGGCGCGTCAGGAACTGATCGCCATGCTGATGGATCGCCACGGCACCAGCCGCGTGTTGTTCCGTAACACGCGTCAGGGGGTTAAAGGCTTCCCGCAGCGTATCCTGCATCAAATCCGCCTGCCGCTGCCGTCGCAGTACCAAACGGCGATTAAAGTGTCCGGCATTATGAACGCGAATAAAGCGCTGGAAGTCCGCGCCCGCGACATGCTGTACCCGGAACAAATTTATCAGCAGCTCGAAGGGGACGATGCCACCTGGTGGAACTTCGATCCGCGCGTGGAATGGTTACTGAACTACCTGACCGCCAACCGAGATGAAAAAGTGCTGGTGATCTGTGCGCAGGCAGCCACCGCGCTACAGCTGGAGCAAGTGCTGCGCACGCGTGAAGCGATCCGCGCCGCCGTCTTCCATGAAGGGCTATCGATTCTGGAGCGTGACCGCGCCGCCGCCTATTTTGCTTCTGAAGAAGAAGGTGCACAGGTGCTGATCTGTTCAGAGATCGGTTCCGAAGGTCGTAACTTCCAGTTCGCCAGCCATTTAGTGATGTTCGATCTGCCGTTCAACCCCGATCTGCTGGAACAGCGTATTGGTCGTCTGGACCGTATCGGGCAGGCTAAAGAAATTCAGATTATGGTGCCGTATCTGGAAAATACTGCGCAGGCCATGCTGGTTCGCTGGTATCACGAAGGGCTGGATGCGTTTGAGCACACCTGCCCGACAGGCCGCACCATCTATGATGCCCACCATACGCAGTTGATCGAGCGCATGACGACCGTCGATGAACAGCAAGGGCTGGATGAATTTATTCACACCTGCCGACAACAGCACGACAGCCTGAAACAGCAGCTTGAACAAGGCCGCGATCGTCTGCTGGAAATGCATTCTAACGGTGGCGAACAGGCTCAACTGTTGGCGCAGGCCATCGCCGAGCAGGATAATGACGTCAATCTGGTGACATTCGCGCTGAACCTGTTTGATATTGTTGGCATCAATCAGGAAGATCGCAGCGATAATCTGATCGTCCTGACGCCATCCGATCATATGCTGGTGCCGGATTTCCCAGGCCTGCCGCAGGACGGCTGCACGATCACTTTCGATCGCGATCAGGCACTTTCCCGCGAGGATGCGCAGTTTATCAGTTGGGAGCACCCGCTCATCCGTAACGGGCTCGATCTGGTGCTGTCCGGCGATACCGGAAGCTGTGCGGTGTCGCTGCTGAAAAATAAAGCCCTGCCGGTCGGCACGCTGCTGGCGGAGCTGGTTTACGTTGTCGAAGCACAAGCACCGAAACACCTGCAACTGACCCGCTTCCTGCCACCAACGCCGGTTCGCCTGCTCATGGATCGTAAAGGAACCAATCTGGCCGCACAGGTTGAGTTTGAGAGCTTCAACCGCCAGCTCAACGCGGTAAACCGTCATACGTCCAGCAAGCTGGTGAATGCGGTACAAGCAGACGTCCACGCCATGCTACAGCAGGCGGAAGCATTAGTTGAAGCGCAGGCACGCCAGCTCATTACCGACGCGCAGGAGCAGGCTGACCTGCAATTGCGCCGCGAGCTGGAGCGTCTGGAAGCGCTGAAAGCCGTCAACCCTAACATTCGTGAAGATGAGTTGACTGCACTGGAAAACCAGCGTGAGCAGGTGCTGAGCAATCTGCACGAAGCCAACTGGCGTCTGGATGCGATTCGTCTGGTGGTGGTGACACATCAGTAA
- the rluA gene encoding bifunctional tRNA pseudouridine(32) synthase/23S rRNA pseudouridine(746) synthase RluA, whose protein sequence is MEPYNPPTDPWLHILYQDQHIMVVNKPSGLLSVPGRAPEHKDSVMSRIQANYPTAESVHRLDMATSGVIAVALTKAAERELKRQFREREPKKSYLARVWGHMAQDEGVIDLPLICDWPNRPKQKVCFETGKSAQTVYQVLSRDADGTTRVKLMPITGRSHQLRVHLLALGHPILGDGFYAHPDTKAMAPRLLLHAQELAITHPAFNTPMHFRCEADF, encoded by the coding sequence ATGGAACCCTATAATCCGCCTACCGATCCCTGGTTGCACATTCTTTACCAGGATCAGCACATCATGGTGGTGAATAAACCCAGCGGTCTGCTGTCGGTTCCCGGCCGTGCGCCAGAACACAAAGACAGCGTGATGAGCCGCATTCAGGCTAACTATCCCACAGCCGAATCCGTTCATCGTCTGGACATGGCGACCAGCGGCGTGATTGCCGTCGCCCTCACGAAAGCCGCCGAGCGCGAATTAAAGCGCCAGTTTCGCGAGCGCGAACCGAAAAAATCCTATCTTGCCCGCGTCTGGGGGCATATGGCGCAGGATGAAGGCGTCATCGATCTTCCTCTGATCTGCGATTGGCCGAACCGCCCAAAACAGAAAGTCTGCTTTGAAACAGGAAAATCAGCACAGACGGTGTATCAGGTACTTTCGCGTGACGCTGACGGTACAACACGCGTCAAGCTGATGCCGATTACCGGCCGATCCCACCAACTGCGCGTCCATCTGCTCGCGCTAGGCCACCCTATCCTCGGCGATGGCTTTTATGCACATCCTGATACTAAAGCGATGGCGCCCCGCCTGTTACTGCACGCACAAGAACTGGCTATCACGCACCCGGCTTTTAATACCCCGATGCACTTTCGTTGCGAAGCGGATTTCTGA
- the djlA gene encoding co-chaperone DjlA, producing MRYWGKLLGLALGIVSSAGIWGVIMGLLMGHWIDKARASRRRDYFSAQSTRQSLFFLTTFQAMGHLTKSKGRVTEADIKIATKMMDRLELFGEARTAAQQAFREGKAGHFPLRIKLRKLRDACLGRFDLIKMFLEIQLQVAFVDGILHPNERRVLYVIADELGVTREQFEFFLRNMESPSGQQSRQNQSRQNGKSHQRRNNGYSNGHSYGGQRPASPPRGPTVESACRTLGVRSSDDAATIKRAYRKLMSEHHPDKLVARKLSPRMMEMAKRKAQDIQAAYELLKSANQTK from the coding sequence ATGCGGTATTGGGGAAAGTTGCTGGGGTTAGCGTTGGGAATCGTCTCAAGCGCTGGCATCTGGGGAGTGATCATGGGTTTGCTGATGGGGCATTGGATTGACAAAGCCCGGGCATCGCGTCGCCGTGATTATTTTTCGGCCCAGTCTACCCGTCAGTCTTTGTTCTTTCTCACGACCTTTCAGGCCATGGGGCACCTGACCAAATCCAAAGGGCGGGTGACGGAAGCCGATATCAAGATCGCGACCAAAATGATGGATCGCCTTGAGCTGTTTGGTGAAGCCAGAACCGCAGCTCAACAGGCTTTCCGCGAAGGAAAGGCCGGCCATTTCCCGCTGCGCATAAAATTACGCAAGCTGCGTGATGCCTGTCTGGGACGCTTTGATTTAATTAAGATGTTTCTGGAAATTCAGCTTCAGGTCGCGTTTGTTGATGGCATTTTGCACCCGAATGAGCGACGTGTGTTATACGTGATAGCCGATGAGTTGGGCGTGACGCGTGAGCAGTTTGAGTTCTTCCTGCGCAATATGGAAAGCCCCTCGGGGCAACAGTCTCGACAGAATCAATCACGACAGAACGGAAAATCACATCAGCGTCGTAATAATGGCTATTCCAACGGTCACTCTTATGGCGGTCAACGTCCGGCGTCACCGCCGCGTGGGCCAACGGTCGAAAGCGCCTGTCGTACGCTGGGCGTGCGGAGCAGCGATGATGCCGCGACGATTAAGCGCGCCTACCGTAAACTTATGAGCGAGCATCATCCTGATAAGTTGGTCGCCAGGAAACTTTCGCCGAGGATGATGGAGATGGCCAAGCGTAAAGCGCAGGATATTCAGGCAGCCTATGAACTGTTGAAAAGCGCGAATCAGACAAAATAA
- the lptD gene encoding LPS assembly protein LptD, with protein sequence MMPLMTEHLILRMKKSFPTLLATLVWSALYSQHALADLAEQCMLGVPTYNRPLVTGDPNQLPVNIQADKTAANYPDSAKFTGNVNIQQGNSVMTAEQVELNQLDPATQGSPPTRTITATGNVHYDDNQVILKGPKAWANLNTKDTDVYEGDYQMVGRQGRGSADKMKMRDSNRYTILENGSFTSCLPGDNSWSVVGSEVIQDREEQVAEIWNARFKIAGVPVFYSPYLQLPIGDKRRSGFLVPNAKYGSSNGFELLTPYYWNIAPNFDATITPHLQTKRGMQWQNEFRYLTTPGLGVVQFDWLPGDREYAKISPQDDNDTRWLFHWGHSGVMDQVWRFNADYTKVSDDRYFTDLDSNYGSTTDGYVTQKFSAGYANQNWNATVSTKQFQVFSNATSRDVYRAAPQLDINYYQNDIGPVDMHLYGQAVKFTNVNDNRPEATRLHVEPTLNLPLANRWASLNTEAKLLATHYQQDNLDRYRATPSSSQEIQDSKNALKDSVNRVMPQYKVDGKMVFEREMDWSQAYTQTLEPRAQYLYVPYRDQSSIHTYDSTLMQTDYSGLFRDRSYSGLDRIASANQLVTGVTTRIYDDALVERFNASIGQIYYFDRPRTGDRNTALDKSDNNGSQVWAGDSFLKIDDRWGVRGGLQYDNRLNEIALGDAVLEYRRDAERLVQLNYRYASPEYIRDMIPNVTNPGFQQGISQVGITASWPIVERWAVVGAYYYDTKANQPANQLIGLQYNTCCWAVSVGYERKITDWNSVSRSSEYDNKVSFNIELRGLSSNYSLGSEKMLRSGILPYQRAF encoded by the coding sequence ATGATGCCCCTGATGACGGAACACCTGATACTGCGTATGAAAAAAAGCTTCCCAACTCTGCTGGCCACTCTGGTTTGGTCGGCGCTTTACAGCCAGCATGCGCTGGCCGATCTCGCTGAACAGTGCATGCTGGGTGTACCTACGTACAACAGACCGCTGGTCACTGGCGATCCCAATCAGTTGCCGGTCAACATTCAGGCCGATAAAACCGCAGCCAACTATCCAGACAGTGCCAAATTCACCGGTAATGTTAACATCCAGCAGGGCAACAGCGTCATGACTGCCGAGCAGGTGGAACTGAATCAGTTGGATCCGGCAACGCAGGGTAGCCCCCCCACGCGGACGATTACCGCGACAGGAAATGTCCACTACGACGACAATCAGGTTATCCTGAAAGGCCCTAAAGCCTGGGCCAACCTGAACACCAAAGATACCGACGTCTATGAAGGCGACTATCAGATGGTGGGGCGTCAAGGGCGTGGCTCCGCTGACAAAATGAAAATGCGTGACAGCAATCGCTACACCATTCTGGAAAACGGCTCCTTCACTTCCTGTCTGCCGGGAGATAATAGCTGGAGTGTCGTCGGTTCGGAAGTGATTCAAGACAGAGAAGAGCAGGTTGCTGAAATCTGGAACGCGCGTTTCAAGATTGCTGGCGTACCTGTGTTCTATAGCCCGTATTTGCAGCTTCCTATCGGCGACAAACGACGCTCTGGCTTCCTGGTCCCTAATGCGAAATATGGTAGCAGCAATGGCTTTGAGCTGCTGACACCCTATTATTGGAACATCGCGCCTAATTTCGACGCCACGATCACACCACACCTGCAAACCAAACGCGGTATGCAGTGGCAGAACGAATTCCGCTACCTGACCACGCCGGGCCTTGGCGTTGTTCAGTTCGACTGGCTGCCTGGCGACCGTGAATACGCCAAAATCTCACCGCAAGACGATAACGATACCCGTTGGTTGTTCCACTGGGGTCATAGCGGCGTGATGGATCAGGTATGGCGTTTTAACGCGGACTACACCAAAGTCAGCGACGACCGCTACTTCACCGATCTGGACTCGAATTACGGTTCAACCACGGATGGCTACGTCACCCAAAAATTCAGTGCGGGTTACGCGAACCAAAACTGGAACGCCACCGTGTCCACCAAACAGTTCCAGGTCTTTTCCAACGCAACCAGCCGCGATGTCTATCGTGCCGCGCCGCAGCTCGATATCAATTACTACCAGAATGATATCGGCCCGGTTGATATGCATCTTTATGGTCAGGCGGTAAAATTTACCAACGTCAACGACAATCGGCCGGAAGCGACGCGTCTGCACGTTGAACCCACCCTGAATCTCCCGTTGGCAAATCGCTGGGCAAGCCTAAATACTGAAGCCAAGCTCTTGGCGACACATTATCAACAAGATAATCTCGATCGTTACCGTGCGACACCAAGTAGCTCTCAAGAGATACAAGATTCAAAAAATGCACTAAAAGATTCAGTGAATCGCGTAATGCCGCAATATAAAGTCGATGGCAAGATGGTCTTTGAGCGCGAAATGGACTGGTCGCAGGCTTATACTCAGACGTTGGAGCCTCGTGCGCAATACCTCTATGTGCCTTATCGCGACCAGAGCAGTATTCATACCTATGATTCTACGCTGATGCAGACCGACTATTCCGGCCTGTTCCGCGATCGCAGTTACAGTGGTCTGGATCGTATTGCATCGGCGAATCAACTCGTGACTGGTGTCACTACACGTATTTATGATGACGCATTGGTTGAACGTTTTAACGCTTCTATTGGTCAAATCTATTACTTCGATCGCCCACGCACAGGGGATCGCAATACTGCGCTCGATAAAAGCGATAACAATGGTAGCCAGGTATGGGCCGGTGACTCCTTCCTGAAAATCGATGACAGATGGGGTGTTCGCGGGGGTCTACAGTATGACAATCGCCTGAACGAAATCGCACTGGGCGACGCCGTGTTAGAATACCGTCGTGATGCGGAACGTCTGGTGCAATTAAATTATCGTTACGCCAGCCCTGAATATATTCGAGACATGATTCCTAATGTCACGAATCCTGGTTTCCAGCAGGGTATTTCGCAGGTTGGTATCACCGCGAGCTGGCCGATTGTCGAGCGTTGGGCCGTGGTGGGTGCTTATTATTACGACACCAAGGCCAATCAGCCGGCGAACCAGCTTATTGGCTTACAGTACAATACCTGCTGTTGGGCCGTGAGCGTCGGTTATGAACGTAAAATTACCGACTGGAACAGCGTCAGCCGCAGCAGCGAATACGACAACAAAGTGTCGTTTAATATCGAATTACGTGGTTTAAGCAGTAATTACAGTCTGGGTTCTGAAAAAATGCTGCGCTCAGGTATTCTGCCTTACCAGCGCGCATTCTGA
- the surA gene encoding peptidylprolyl isomerase SurA, whose translation MKNWRTLILGLALSASTAFAAPQVVDKVAAVVDNSVVLESDVNSLLQSVKLNAQQAGQQLPDDATLRHQITDRLIMDNIILQMAQKMGIQVTDEQLNQAIANIAAQNRMSLDQLKSQLAYEGLNYNTYRNQIRKEMLISEVRNNEVRRRVTVLPQEVDTLAKQIANQTGENDELNLSHILIPLPENPTQQQVDEAENLATSLVKQINEGADFGKLAITYSADSQALKGGQMGWGKLQEIPTLFAERLTQAQKGQIVGPIRSGVGFHILKVNDIRGGNKSVSVTETHARHILIKPSVVMTDSQAQAKLTEVAQQIKNGSTNFASQAKLLSQDPGSANQGGDLGWASPDMYDPAFRDALLKLKKGEISQPVHSSFGWHLIQLLDTRQVDKTDAAQKEQAYRMIFNRKFAEEAQTWMQEQRAAAYVKVINGATN comes from the coding sequence ATGAAGAACTGGAGAACGCTTATTCTCGGATTGGCACTGAGTGCCTCTACCGCGTTCGCAGCACCACAGGTGGTTGATAAAGTCGCAGCAGTGGTCGACAACAGCGTCGTGTTGGAAAGTGATGTAAACAGTCTTTTGCAGTCGGTAAAACTGAACGCCCAGCAGGCCGGGCAACAGTTGCCTGATGACGCCACGTTGCGCCATCAGATTACCGACCGTTTAATCATGGATAACATCATCCTGCAAATGGCGCAGAAGATGGGGATTCAGGTGACCGATGAGCAGTTGAATCAGGCAATTGCCAATATTGCCGCTCAGAACCGTATGTCTCTGGACCAGCTAAAAAGCCAGTTGGCCTACGAAGGTCTGAACTACAACACCTACCGTAACCAGATTCGCAAAGAGATGCTGATCTCGGAAGTCCGTAACAACGAAGTCCGTCGTCGCGTGACTGTACTGCCACAGGAAGTCGATACGCTGGCTAAGCAGATCGCCAACCAGACCGGTGAAAATGATGAGCTGAACCTGAGCCACATTTTGATCCCCCTGCCGGAAAACCCTACTCAGCAGCAGGTTGATGAGGCGGAAAATCTGGCAACCTCTCTGGTGAAACAAATCAATGAAGGCGCGGATTTTGGTAAGTTGGCCATCACCTATTCGGCTGACTCTCAGGCACTGAAAGGCGGCCAGATGGGCTGGGGTAAACTGCAAGAGATCCCCACGCTGTTTGCCGAGCGCTTAACTCAGGCGCAAAAAGGCCAAATCGTCGGCCCAATCCGCTCTGGCGTAGGTTTCCACATTCTGAAAGTGAACGATATTCGCGGTGGTAACAAAAGCGTATCGGTAACCGAAACCCATGCTCGCCACATTCTGATCAAACCTTCCGTCGTTATGACGGACAGTCAGGCACAAGCCAAGCTGACCGAAGTGGCACAGCAGATCAAAAACGGCAGCACCAATTTCGCCTCGCAAGCCAAACTGCTCTCTCAGGATCCCGGTTCAGCGAATCAGGGCGGCGACCTTGGCTGGGCTTCTCCAGATATGTACGATCCGGCCTTCCGCGATGCGTTGTTGAAACTGAAGAAAGGCGAAATCAGTCAGCCTGTTCACTCCTCTTTTGGCTGGCATCTGATTCAATTGCTGGATACCCGTCAGGTGGATAAAACCGACGCGGCACAAAAAGAGCAGGCGTACCGTATGATCTTTAATCGTAAATTCGCCGAAGAAGCGCAAACCTGGATGCAGGAACAACGTGCAGCGGCCTATGTCAAAGTGATTAATGGTGCCACTAACTAA
- the pdxA gene encoding 4-hydroxythreonine-4-phosphate dehydrogenase PdxA, which produces MQTESNTPRVVITPGEPAGIGPDLVIALAQQAWPVELVICADPELLLSRALQLSMPLTLRDYQPGQPAQPQQAGSLTILPIAAPATVIPGQLNVANSAYVVETLARACDGCLNGEFAALITGPVHKGIINDAGVPFSGHTEFFADRSHCDRVVMMLATEELRVALATTHLPLAAVSAAITRQSLHEVITILHHDLQTKFGIVQPHIYVCGLNPHAGEGGHMGREELDVINPALDELRQQGITLVGPLPADTLFQPKYLQHADAVLAMYHDQGLPVLKYQGFGRAVNITLGLPFIRTSVDHGTALELASTGSADPGSFITALNLAIKMIKHSNE; this is translated from the coding sequence ATGCAGACTGAGAGCAATACGCCACGCGTTGTGATCACCCCCGGCGAACCCGCCGGGATTGGCCCCGATCTGGTGATTGCTCTGGCTCAGCAGGCCTGGCCTGTGGAGCTGGTGATCTGTGCGGATCCTGAGCTGTTACTCAGTCGCGCACTGCAATTGTCTATGCCACTGACGCTACGTGACTATCAACCCGGCCAACCCGCACAGCCACAGCAGGCAGGTAGTCTCACCATTCTGCCAATCGCCGCACCGGCAACCGTCATTCCAGGTCAATTGAATGTCGCTAACAGCGCTTATGTCGTTGAGACCTTGGCGCGAGCTTGCGACGGCTGCCTGAACGGTGAATTTGCCGCGCTGATTACCGGCCCGGTACATAAAGGTATTATCAACGATGCTGGCGTCCCGTTCAGTGGACACACTGAATTTTTCGCCGATCGCAGCCACTGTGACCGCGTCGTCATGATGCTGGCGACGGAGGAACTGCGTGTTGCTTTAGCGACCACGCATCTGCCGCTTGCCGCCGTCTCTGCGGCCATTACCCGTCAGAGCCTGCACGAAGTCATCACGATTTTGCACCATGATTTGCAGACAAAATTCGGCATCGTTCAACCGCACATCTACGTCTGCGGGCTGAATCCTCATGCCGGTGAAGGCGGCCATATGGGCCGTGAAGAGCTGGATGTGATTAACCCTGCGCTGGACGAACTACGTCAGCAGGGCATCACGTTGGTTGGGCCGCTGCCTGCCGACACGCTTTTCCAGCCCAAATATCTGCAACACGCTGACGCCGTTTTGGCGATGTACCACGATCAAGGGCTCCCGGTTCTGAAATATCAGGGCTTCGGGCGCGCCGTTAATATCACGCTGGGGTTACCTTTTATCCGCACATCCGTTGACCACGGTACAGCGCTTGAGCTGGCCTCAACGGGCAGTGCCGACCCCGGCAGCTTCATCACGGCATTAAATCTTGCCATTAAAATGATAAAACACAGTAATGAATAA
- the rsmA gene encoding 16S rRNA (adenine(1518)-N(6)/adenine(1519)-N(6))-dimethyltransferase RsmA, translating into MNNRVHQGHFARKRFGQNFLNDHFVIDSIVSAIHPQPGQAVVEIGPGLGALTAPVGERMDRFTVIELDRDLAARLETHPTLKDKLTIIQQDAMTIDFAALAEQAGQPLRVFGNLPYNISTPLMFHLFSYTQSIRDMHFMLQKEVVNRLVAGPNSKAFGRLSVMAQYYCQVIPVLEVPPEAFKPAPKVDSAVVRLVPHAEIPYPVSDIRVLSRITTEAFNQRRKTLRNSLGNLFTPDVLTELGIDATSRAENVTVEQYCRLANWLSEHPAKQE; encoded by the coding sequence ATGAATAATCGCGTACACCAAGGTCACTTCGCCCGTAAACGTTTTGGGCAAAACTTTTTAAACGATCACTTCGTGATCGATAGCATCGTTTCGGCTATTCATCCTCAGCCGGGTCAAGCCGTCGTAGAGATCGGCCCCGGCCTCGGCGCACTGACCGCGCCTGTCGGCGAACGAATGGATCGTTTTACCGTGATTGAACTGGACAGGGATCTGGCCGCGCGGTTGGAAACACATCCGACGCTGAAAGATAAGCTGACCATTATTCAGCAAGATGCCATGACCATCGATTTCGCCGCGCTCGCTGAGCAAGCTGGACAACCGCTGCGCGTTTTTGGCAACCTGCCGTATAATATTTCCACACCGCTGATGTTCCACCTGTTCAGCTATACTCAATCTATCCGCGACATGCACTTTATGTTGCAGAAAGAAGTGGTTAACCGTTTGGTCGCAGGGCCGAACAGCAAAGCTTTCGGACGTCTGAGCGTCATGGCACAGTATTATTGTCAGGTGATTCCGGTGCTTGAAGTGCCGCCGGAGGCGTTCAAGCCCGCACCTAAAGTTGATTCCGCTGTTGTGAGACTCGTCCCTCATGCCGAGATCCCTTACCCGGTCAGCGACATTCGCGTACTGAGCCGCATCACGACGGAAGCATTTAACCAGCGCCGTAAGACACTGCGTAACAGTCTCGGCAATCTGTTTACCCCAGACGTGCTCACCGAGCTGGGGATCGATGCCACCAGCCGCGCAGAGAATGTAACCGTTGAGCAGTATTGCCGATTGGCAAACTGGTTAAGCGAGCATCCTGCAAAACAGGAATAA
- the apaG gene encoding Co2+/Mg2+ efflux protein ApaG: MINAPRVCVQVQSFYVESQSEPDEERFVFAYTITVRNLGRHEVQLLGRYWLITNGNGRQTEVQGEGVVGEQPIIHPGSEFQYTSGAVIETPLGTMEGHYHMTDHQGKAFQVSIPVFRLAIPSLIH; this comes from the coding sequence ATGATTAATGCGCCCCGTGTTTGTGTACAGGTTCAGAGCTTCTACGTGGAATCACAATCGGAGCCTGATGAAGAACGTTTCGTGTTTGCTTACACGATTACGGTTCGCAATCTGGGGCGTCATGAAGTCCAGCTTTTAGGACGTTATTGGCTGATCACCAACGGTAACGGCCGACAGACTGAAGTTCAGGGTGAAGGCGTGGTCGGCGAACAGCCGATTATCCACCCTGGTAGCGAATTCCAATATACCAGCGGTGCCGTCATCGAAACGCCCCTCGGCACGATGGAGGGCCACTACCATATGACCGACCATCAGGGTAAAGCATTTCAGGTTTCCATCCCCGTTTTCCGTCTGGCTATCCCTTCACTGATACATTAA